A window of the Kosakonia sp. BYX6 genome harbors these coding sequences:
- a CDS encoding diguanylate cyclase regulator RdcB family protein, with protein MKNRLLDGPGRVLECIHPKFIVDLVQGVDAPRQTAIVPQQQLFRERLTQEVMAQTQLRPWAMSGVLNENDTLRLGLAEKLASMLDPGHLALTRITQRLMSLQQAERRPGNTQPGLQQQYDELVTHFSQRAVWKEKALTQRGLAVQAGVHSDQVFTHWRAGSYNGWSMAGRCYIALEELRWGAFGDACRLANDDVAKMLKDNLRAMASDFLAQGINASPATRHFYHQWLATPSTPGLMDYKDLLGWLGDWCDAERHPICWSVTQSWQTVALGMPRLCSATRIATAMVDEIFGEF; from the coding sequence ATGAAAAATCGACTACTGGACGGGCCAGGACGCGTACTGGAGTGTATCCATCCTAAATTTATCGTGGACTTGGTGCAGGGCGTCGATGCGCCGCGCCAGACGGCGATCGTGCCCCAACAGCAGTTGTTTCGTGAACGGTTGACGCAGGAGGTCATGGCGCAAACGCAATTGCGGCCATGGGCGATGTCCGGCGTGCTCAACGAAAACGATACGCTGCGTCTTGGGCTGGCGGAAAAACTGGCCAGCATGCTCGATCCGGGTCATCTCGCGCTGACGCGCATTACCCAACGGCTGATGTCACTGCAACAGGCGGAGCGCCGTCCCGGCAATACGCAACCGGGTTTGCAGCAGCAATATGACGAGCTGGTCACTCACTTTAGCCAACGCGCGGTGTGGAAAGAGAAAGCGCTTACTCAGCGCGGGCTGGCGGTACAGGCGGGCGTTCACAGCGATCAGGTCTTTACCCACTGGCGCGCCGGAAGTTACAACGGCTGGTCGATGGCCGGGCGCTGTTACATCGCGCTGGAAGAGTTGCGCTGGGGAGCCTTCGGCGACGCGTGTCGTTTAGCCAACGACGATGTGGCGAAGATGCTGAAAGATAATCTGCGGGCGATGGCGTCTGATTTTCTGGCGCAGGGCATTAATGCTTCACCGGCAACGCGCCATTTCTACCATCAATGGTTGGCAACGCCTTCAACACCGGGATTGATGGATTACAAAGATTTGCTCGGCTGGCTTGGCGACTGGTGTGATGCAGAGCGTCACCCGATTTGCTGGTCGGTTACGCAAAGTTGGCAAACCGTGGCGCTCGGAATGCCGAGACTTTGCTCGGCAACCCGCATCGCCACGGCGATGGTGGATGAGATATTCGGCGAGTTTTAG